The nucleotide window TCGCATCTGTGGCGTCTGCCGGAGGAGGTCGTGCCGGCCGAGTGCCTGCTGCCGCTGCGGCTTCCCGCCCATGCCTCGCTCGGCGTCTCCTTCGGCGGAGCGCATGGCGGCATGGCGCCGGATCTCGCCCGCGCCGACGGCTGAGCCTGGCTTTCGCGTCCCCGGCGGATCACTCCGGCCTCGCGCCGCGGTGATCCGCCGTGCACGCCCTGTCGCGGGCCGTTGATTTGAGCGGATCGGGCCTTTGCGGCACCTTGGTCCTCGCCGCCGGGCGCATCGTCCGGCCACGGGAGACAGATGTCATGCAATCTCATGCCGCTCCGGCCGCCGCCGCTGCCAGCTTCTTTCCGCCGCTCACCCTGGCGACCCTTGTCACCGCTCTCATCGCCGGCGTGCTCGCCGACGGTACCTGGGAGTTCTGGGCGCGGGTGATCACGCCGCTGTGGGTCGGCGGTCCGCTGCAGCCGGCAGCGCTCGTCCAGTCGGTCTTCGGCTTCAGCAGCTTCGCCCTTGCCGAGGCGATCCACCTCGTCGTCGGCGTGGTCTTCTACCCGCTCGGCTATCTCTTCATCGCAAAGCCCATCGCCGACCGGTTCCTGCCGTTCCTGCCCTGGCCCGTCGTGGCGCTGGGCTATGGCGTCGGCCTGTGGATCTTCGCGCTCTACATCATGGCGCATCTCTTCGCCGGCCTGCCGCCCTTCCTGAACTTCATCACCTTGACCTGGGCCTCGCTCATCGGTCACCTGCTGTTCGGGCTGGTCGTCGGTATCGTGGTGCGCTGGCGGATGCCGGCATGAGCCGCCGCCGTTCCGGTCACCCGCTAGTCTGTCACGAGGTGAAATGACGTCGTCCGATACCGCTTCTGCTTCTGCCGCACCGCGCCCGGGCGGCAGGGGGCCGCTTGCCGGGGTGAAGGTGCTCGACCTGTCGCGCATCCTTGCCGGCCCCACCGCCACCCAGCTGCTCGGCGATCTCGGCGCCGACGTCGTCAAGATCGAGCGGCCCGACAGCGGCGACGACACCCGCGGCTGGGGGCCGCCCTTCCTGCGCGATGCGGACGGCAACGAGACCCGCGAGAGCGCCTATTACCTCTCTTCCAACCGCAACAAGCGCTCGCTCGCCGTCGATCTGTCGAGCGAGGAGGGCATTGCCCTGGTGCGCCGGCTGGCGCGCTGCGCCGATGTGCTGGTGGAGAATTTCAAGGTCGGCGACCTTGCCCGCCGCGGCCTCGGCTACGAGGCGCTGTCGGCGGAAAATCCCGGCCTCGTCTATTGCTCGATCTCCGGCTTCGGCCAGGACGGGCCCTATGCCCACCGGGCCGGCTACGACTTTCTCATCCAGGGCATGGGCGGGCTGATGTCGCTCACCGGCCGGCCGGATGCGGAGGGCGGCGAGCAGACCAAGGCCGGCGTCGGCATCGCCGACGTCATGTGCGGCATGTATGCCTCCAGCGCCATTCTCGCCGCGCTGCATCACCGCAGCGCCACCGGCGAGGGCCAGCATCTCGACATCGCGCTGTTCGACACGCAGGTCGCCTGGCTGATCAACCAGGGCGTCGCCTGCCTCACCGACGGCAACGTGCCGCCGCGCCGGGGCAATGCCCATCCCACCATCGTGCCCTACAACGCCTATCCGGCGCGCGACGGCTCCTTCATCCTCGCCGTCGGCAACGATGCGCAATTCGCCCGCTTCTGCGAGGTGGCAGGCCGGCCGGAGCTTGCCAGCGACCCGCGCTTTGCCCGCAATGCCGACCGGGTGCGCAACCGGCTGGAGCTGGAGCCCGAGATCGAGCGGCTGACGGCAACGCGCGACCGCGCCGACTGGATCGCCGCGCTGGAGGCGGTCGGCGTGCCCTGCGGCCCGATCAACGATGTCGGCGAGGTCTTCGCCGATCCGCAGGTCGTCCATCGCGGCATGCGCATCGAGATGGAGCACCCCTTGGGTCGCGACGGACACGTGTCGCTGATCGGCAACCCGCTGAAGCTCTCGCGCACCCCGGTCACCTATCGCCATGCCCCGCCGCGCCTCGGCGAGGGCGGCGTCGAGGCGCTGGCCGAATGGCTCGGCGAGGACGACACTGGCATCCGGGCGCTGGCGGCACGCGGCGCCATCGCACTGGCGGAGACGGAATGAGCGGGACGGGAGCGGATTTCATCGCCGCCAAGCTGCGGCAGGCCGGCTGCACCCACGCCTTCGGCATGCCGGGCGGCGAGGTGCTGGCCTTGATGGGCGCGCTGGAGGCGGCGGGCATCGCCTTCCAGCTGGTCAAGCACGAGAATGCCGGCGGCTTCATGGGCGAGGGTGTCTGGCATGCGCAGGCCCGCGCCGGACGCGAGGCGCCCGCCGTCCTGCTCGCCACGCTCGGTCCCGGCGTTGCCAATGCGGTCAATGTGGTCGCCAACGCGCTGCAGGACCGGGTGCCGCTCGTCTTCCTGACCGGCTGCGTCGATGCCCGCGAGGCGGAAACCTACACCCACCAGGTTTTCGATCATGGCGCCTTGCTGCGCCCGGTGGTCAAGGCGAGCTTCCGCGCCGCCCCCGGCGCGCTGGGCGCGATGATGGACAAGGCGATCCTCACCGCCCTGGACGGCCAGCCCGGCCCGGTCCATGTCGACGTGCCCATCGGCATCGCGGAAGGCGCCTGCGAGGAGGGGCTGCACCCTCTGCCGCAGCGCGTCTCGCCGCGCGATCTTGCTCCGGCCGGCCCTTCGCTGGAGGCGGCCCGCGCGCTGCTGGCAGGTGCCGAGCGGCCCATCGCCATCGCCGGCGTCGATGCGGTCAACGAGGATGCGGGCGCGGCCGTCGCCGCCTTCTGCCGGGCCCATAACGTGCCGCTCATTACCAGCTACAAGGCCAAGGGCCTGCTCGACGAGGCCGACCTGCTGGCTCTCGGCGGTGCGGGTCTGTCGCCGCGTGCCGACGCGCAGCTGCTGCCGTTGCTTGCGGCCTCCGACTGCGTCCTGCTCCTCGGCTACGATCCGATCGAGATGCGCATCAACTGGCGAAACCCGTGGCCAGCCGATGCGCCGGTGGTGGAAGTCGCTGCGAGCCCGCGCCGGCACGGCATGCATGCCGTCCGCCATATTCTGCCCTGCGGCGTTGCGCCGGCGCTTGCCGCCTTGGGCGAGGGGCTCGCCCCGCGTGCCACCTGGCCGGACGGGGAGATTGCGGCCGCGCGCACAGCGCTCGCCGCCCAGTTCGCGCCCGAGCCCTCCGGCTGGGGGCCGGCCGCCGTCTTCCATACCCTGCGCGATGTCCTGCCGGCCGAGACGGTGGCGACCGCCGACAGCGGCGCCCATCGCATCCTCGTTTCGCAGATCTGGCGCGCCGGCTTTCCGCGCGCCATGTTGCAGTCCTCGGCCCTGTGCACCATGGCCTGCGCCCTGCCGCTCGGCATCGGCCACGCCATCGCCGAGCCGGAGCGTCCGGTCGTCGTCTTCGTCGGCGATGCGGGGCTGGAGATGGGGCTCGGCGAGCTTGCCACCTTGCGCGACCTCGGTCTACCGGTTCTGGTCTGCGTTCTGGTCGACGAGAGCCTCGCCCTCATCGAGCTGAAGCAGCGCGCCAGCCAGCGCCCCAATGTCGGCGTCGACTTTGCCGGCACCGATTTCCCCGCGCTTGCCCGCGCGCTCGGCGGCCATGGCGTGTGGGTGGACGATGCGGCAACGCTCGCCCGCGAGGCGGCCGCCGCGCTCTCCCGCAACACCTACACCCTGCTTGCCTGCCGCATCGGCCGGCGCGCCTATGACGGCAAGTTCTGAACCGCTCCGGGAGAGGCGGTCTTGAAAATGTAAAGCGTGCTTGACATTCTTGGGTGCGGCGACGAATGTAAAGCACGCTTTACAAAAGGAACCGTCATGGACAAGCGAAACGCGTCTCTCACTCTTCGCCGCGCGATCCCCTGTTTCGTGGCCTTTGCCGCCTATGTGATCGTTCTTGTCGTTTCGCTGCGCCTGCTCGCGCATGGTGTCGAGGGGCGGGCAGCCGAGCTTGCCGTATCGCTCAGCCCGGTCATTCCCGTCATCGCCTTGTGCTTTTGTATCGTCCGGCTCATCCGCGGCATGGACGAGATGCATCGGGCCATCCAGCTCGAGGCTCTCTCCATGTCCGTCGCCGCGACAGCGCTGGCGACCTTCAGCTACGGGTTCCTGGAGAATGTCGGGTTTCCGAAAGTGTCGCTCTTCGTGGTCCTGCCGCTGATGTGCGGCTTCTGGGCGGCCGGGACCTTCCTTGCCCAGTGGCGCTACCGATGAAGAACTGCATCCAGGAGCTGCGGGCCGCGCGCAAATGGTCCCAGGCGGACCTTGCCGAGCAGCTGGATGTCTCGCGCCAGACGGTGAACGCCCTGGAGCGCGGCCGTTACGACCCCAGCCTGCCGCTCGCCTTCCGCATCGCCCGCCTGTTCGGCGTCGCCATCGAGGATGTCTTCCAGCCCTGATGCCTGCCCCCGATGTCAGGGACCGGCCTTGCCTGAAACGCAAACAGCCGGGATGCGTTTCCGCGTCCCGGCCCTTGTGTCGATGTTGTCCCGCCCGTCTCAGCCCATGCCGAGCTTCAGGCGCAGGCGGGTGCCGACCAGGCTTCCCATGAAGCCGAAGACCAGCCACAGCCAGCCGTGCAGCGAGCCGGAGGCGATGCCGCCGAGATAGGCGCCGATGTTGCAGCCATAGGCGAGCCTTGCGCCGTAGCCCATCAACAGGCCGCCGAGGATCGCGGTCGCAAGGTCGCGGCCCGACAGCTTCCACACCGGCGCATATTTGCTGGCGAGCGCTGCTGCCGCCATCGCGCCGAACAGGATGCCGAAATTCATCACCGAGGTCGCGTCGGCGAAGACCGAGGCCTCCAGCGCGCCCTTCTGCCACTGCCAGTACGGCCAGTCGGTGACGGTCACGCCGAGGCCCTGCAGGATCTTGGCGCCCCACAGCGCGAAGCCCGATGTGATGCCCCAGGGGCGGCCGAGCACGATGAAGGTGGCGATGCCGACCAGCGCGATGGCGACGGCGCCGGCCACCAGCGACCAGGGGCCGGTCAGGTAGGACACCGTGGCGCGCGGCTCGGCAAGGCTGCCATGGGCGCGCTTTTCCATCCGCACGCTCCACAGCGCGATCAGCGCCAGCACCGCGGCGGTCGCGGCATAGGCGCCGAGCGGGCCGAACTCGCTCACCAGCGAGACCGCCGGCAGCTTCGGCAACTGGCCCCACAGGTGCATGTGCGGAGTCGCGGCGACCGATCCGGCGATGAAGGCGGCCAGCGTCACCATCATGCGGGTCGAGCCGCCGCCTGCGGTGAACAGCGTGCCGGAGGCGCAGCCGCCGCCGAGCTGCATGCCGACGCCGAAGGCGAAGGCGCCGATGGCAGCCGCAATGCCGAAGGGAAACACGAAGCCGCCGGTCGGCATGCCGAAGGCGGCGCCCCAGGCGATCAGCGGGAAGGAGACGGCCGAGGTCAGCAGGATCAGCAGGAACTGCGCGCGCAATCCGCCGCCGCGCTTTTCCGTCACCAGCCGGCGCCAGGCCGCGGTGAAGCCGAAGCTGGCGTGATAGAGCGCAAGACCGGCGAAGCCGCCGATCACGACGGCGGCACCGAGCCGCCAGCCGCTGGTATTGGCGGCGAGGACCGCGACGGTTGCAAGGCCGGCGAGCGAAATCGCCAGCACGTTGCGGTTGGGGCCTGAGAGGGTTTGGGCAAGGCTTGTCATGGTCACTCATCTAGCGCGGGAGCGGCCTGTTGCGAAAGGTACCGCGTTCCTCGGCAGGGCGCCTGCGCGCAAATCCGGTTTCGCGGTTTCGCCTTCTTTGGAAGATACATCCCTTGATCGGGGAGCGGAGTACACGCCGGCCGCAAGCTTTTGTGTTTTGCTTGTCATCGGAGCCGGCGGGAAACTTCAGGGGCTGACAGGACCCATGTCCGCTGCCCGGCTCCTCTTCGCCGGTCCGCGGCAGGCGGCTGCAAGGCCGCCGGCAGGATGCGACGAGATGACGATTACCGACGCCTATGGCTACCCGCTCACCCTTTCCGATGCCGGCGCATTGCAGCCCTGGCGCGGGGCGGTGCGCGCCTTTCTCGCCCATGGCCGGGCAACGCCGGACCTCGTTGCCGAGACGCTGCGCCTTGCGCCCGACTTCGCGCTCTGCCACGCCGTCCACGGCCTTTTCTGCATGCTGCTCGGCCGGCGCGAAATGGTCGCCGTCGCCGCCGAGGACCTGGAGCGGGCACGCACCGCCTCCGCCGCCGTCGGGGTGAGCCCGCGCGAGGCGGCCGTGGTCAATGCGCTGGGGGACTGGCTTGCCGGCCATCCCGCCCGCGCGGGTGCCCGGCTGGATGCGGCCCTTGCCGACCATCCGGCCGATCCGCTGCTGATGAAGCTCGTTCATGCCATCCGCTTCGTGCTGGGCGATGCCGCCGGCATGCGCCGCTCGCTGGCCGGCGTCGAGCATGCCTTCGCGCCCGATCATCCCGAGCGCGGCTATTTTCTCGGCTGCCAGGCTTTCGCGCTGGAGGAGACGGGCGACTATGCGCTGGCCGAGCGTGTCGGCCGCGAGGCCGTCGCCCTTGCGCCGGACGATGCCTGGGGCCTGCATGCGGTCGCCCATGTCTACGACATGACCGCGCGGGTGGAGGACGGGCGCGCCTGGCTGGAGGCCAACACGGCCGCCTTCTCCCACTGCAACAATTTCCGCTTTCACGTCTGGTGGCATCTGGCGCTGATGTATCTGGAGCGCGGCGACGTCTCCCGCGTGCTGGAACTCTACGATGAGGAGATCCGTGCCGAGCGCACCGACGATTATCGCGACATCTCCAATGCCGCCTCGCTCCTGGTGCGGCTGGAGATCGAGGGCGTCAATGTCGGCGGCCGCTGGGACGAGCTCGCCCGCCTTGCCGAGGCGCGGGTCGACGACCGCTGCAACATCTTCGCCGATCTTCATTACATGCTGTCGCTGGAAGGCGGCGACCGGCGCGATGCCGCCGATGCGCTGATCGCCTCCATGGGCGCCCATGCCGGCGAGGAGACCGACATGGGCCGCATCGCCGCCGCCGCCGGCATGCCCGCCGTGCTCGGCCTGGAGGCCTGGGCGCGCGGCAACTACTTCTCCGCCTTCCGCCATCTCGACCGCGCCCGCCCGCAGCTTTTCCGCATCGGCGGCAGCCACGCGCAGCGCGATGTGTTCGAGCGGCTGGCCATCGAGGCGGCCTTGCGCGCGGGCCTGTGCCTGGAGGCGGAACGATTGCTGCGCGAGCGCGTTACCCTTCGCGGCGGGCTCGACCGTTTCGCGGAAGTTCGCTTCGAGCGGGCCGAGCGGATGCGCCTGGCCACCCGGCTCATGCAGGACGAGGCCTTGCGGGCCATTCCGGCCTGAACGGCACGGCAAGACCCGCGCGAATTCGGTGCAGGCAGGCATGCCTGGGGGAGGTCTGCCCTCATTGGGCCATGATCGGCGGGTGAAAGAACCGCCCCGCAGGCAGGCTCGCCGGCGGCATCAAGAGGATCGTCTGCTCGTGAACATGCATGTCTCGCCGGCCCTCAGCCCTCCGCGTCCGCGCGATCCAAGGCTCGATTTCTTTCGCGGCCTCGGCATGTTCATCATCTTCGTCGCGCATCTGCCGGAAAACACCTGGACGCTATGGATCCCGGCCCGGTTCGGCTTTTCCGATGCGACGGAGATCTTCGTCTTCTGCTCGGGCATGGCCTCGGCGCTCGCCTTCGGCAAGGTCTTCGACCAGCACGGCTGGCTGATGGGCGTCGCGCGCACCGGCCACCGGATCTGGCAGGTTTATTTCGCCCATGTCTGCCAGTTCCTGGTCATCGCCGCCGGTCTCGTGTGGATCCAGCAAAGCGGCTATCTGGCCGAGTGCTGCGGCCTGACGCAGGATTATGTCGCCTCGCTCAACCTGTGGCCCTTCTTCGAACAGACGCAGGACACGCTGCCCGGCCTGCTGACGCTCACCTATGTGCCGAACTATTTCGACATCCTGCCGATGTATATCGTCATCCTCGCCCTGATGCCGGTGATGCTGGCCGCCTCGCGCCTGTCGAGATGGGCCGTCTTCGCGCTGATGGCGGGGCTTTGGCTGGCCGCCGGACAGGGCCTCTTCGACCTGCCGGCCGAGCCCTGGTCGGACCGGGCCTGGTTCTTCAATCCCTTCGCCTGGCAGCTCGTCTTCTTCACCGGCTTCGCCTTCATGCGCGGCTGGATCCCGGCCCCGCCGGTCTCGGCCGCGCTGATCGGCTTGTCGGCGGCCGTCTTGCTGGCCTCCGTGCCCTTTGCCTGGCACGTCGCCTACAACGAGGTGCCGGCGCTGCTCGCCGCCCGCGATGCGATCACGCCGCTTTGGGACAAGAGCACCTTCGGCGCCTTCCGCTATCTGCATTTCCTGGCGCTCGCCTATCTTGCCTGGGTGGCGGTGGGCGCGGGCGGGTCGCGGCTGCTTGCGGAAAATCTCTGGGGCCGCGTCGTCAACGTGGTGCAGAAGGTCGGCCAGCAGTCGCTCGCCGTCTTCCTCGCCAGCCTCGTGCTGGCCCAGGCCATCGGCATCTTGCGCGACATGGCCTGGGGCCGCGGCGATCCGCTGGCCGAGTTCCTGGCCAATATCGCCGGCTTTGCCGGCCTGATCGCCGTCGCCTATCTGGTGTCCTGGTACAAGAAGCAGCCCTGGCGGCGCCCGCCTGCCGGAAAGTCCGGTCCGGGTCCTAAGTCCTCCGACGGCGGCTCGGCCAGGAGCGAGCGCAGCCCGGCCGCGCGCGCCGTGCAACCGGCAGCGACCACGAGCTGAGATCGGGCCGGTTGGGGCGGCGCGGACGCTCCGCCTCAGCCGGGCCAGCCGCGCCGCTGCGCGATCAGCTGCCAGCCCTGTTCCACCCATTCGGCGCGGATGCTGTGCCCACCCGCATGCAGGCACACTTCCAGCAGGCCGGGGCCGTCGCGTGCCTCCTGCAGCTGGCAGGAGAGCCCTTGCGCCGGCGCGCCTTGCGGAAATTTGGCCGCAAGCCCCGCCTGCCGCTGCCACAGGGCAAGGCTCTTGGCGACGTCCGACTGGCGCCAGTGCTCGCCGATGGCCCGTCCCTCCAGCGGCACCGTCCGGTCCGCCGTGCCGTGCACATGCACCAGCATCGGCAGGGGCGAGGGGCAGGCCTGCGGTACCGGGTCCCAGAAGGCGCCGGCCACCGCCACATAGCCGGCGAAGAGCTCGCCCTCGCGGCAGGCGACGTTCCACGCCATCGATCCGCCCATCGAAAAGCCGGTCAGCACGGTCTTCTCGCCGGCAATGCCGAAGCGGGTCTTCAGATCGGCGGCCAGAGCCCGGAAGAAGGCGAATTCGTCGCGCAGCTGCCGCGGCGCGCCGGGATAGGACCAGGTTCCGCCTTCCCCTTGCGGAGCGACGAAGGCAACGCCCAGCCGTTCGGCAAGCCGCGCCCAGGCTCCGTTGCGCATCTCCGCCTCGGCCGAGCCGCGCCATCCGTGCAGGAAGACGATCGCCCCCTTCGGCGGCGCTCCTTGCGGCAGGAGGATGCGATATTCGCCCCCTTCGATGGCGCAGGGCGTGTCGCTGCCGCAGCCGGGCGCACTGCCGGCGGCAAGGGCCGGGGACGACGCCAGCCACAGGCCGGCGAGCATGGCGGCGGCGAGCGAGGGCAAGGCAGGGGCGAAAGAGGTGGGACAGGACATCGGCAGCTCCCGGGAAAACGGAATGCATGACGGATCAGGGATCCAGCATGGGCCCGTCCCGCGGTTCCCGGCAAGCGTGTCCTGCGCGGTTCCCCTCACGCTTCGGTGAAGGTCGCCGCCCGACCTGCTGCGGCGAGTTTCGAATATGTCTCACCCGGCAGCGTAAGAGCGACTAGAGGATCGCCCAGCGGATGATGCTGGCGATCACGAACAGCGTCGCGACGCCCGCCAGCCACAGCCCGGCGAACCAGGCGAGCCGCTGGTAGAGCGGCCGCTCGGACCCGTCCCGCGTCATCAGTGATAGCCCTCGTCGGGCCGCACCTTGCCGCGGAACACCCAGTAGGCATAGGCGGTATAGGCCAGGATCATCGGGATCAGCACCACCGCCCCGGCAAGCAGGAACAGGAGCGAGCTGTCGGGCGCGGCCGCCTGCCAGATGGTGATCGAGGTCGGCACCACATAGGGGAACAGGCTGACGCCGAGCCCGGCGAAGGTGACGAGGAAGAGCCCGAGGCTCGCCAGGAACGGCAACCCGTCGCGGGTCGAGCGCAGGCTGGAGAACAGCAGCACGGCCAGCCCCAGCACCAGCAGCGGCACCGGCGCGGTGTAGAAGATCTGCGGGAACTCGAACCAGCGCGCGGCGAATTGCGGGTGCAGCGCCGGCGTCCACAGGCTGACCACCGCGATCATCGCCAGCAGAAGTCCGCCGAGCACCTTCGCCTTGTCGCGGAAATGCTCCTGCATCGGCCCTTCGCATTTCCACACCAGCCAGGTGGCGCCGAGCAGCGCATAGCCGATCACGACGGCAAGGCCGGTCATCAGGGAGAACGGCGTCAGCCAGTCGAGCCAGCCGCCGGCATAGGCGCGTCCTTCCACGTCGATGCCCTGGATGATGGCGCCGAGCGCGATGCCCTGCGCCAGCGCCGCCGTCAGCGAGCCGAGGAAGAAGGCGACATCCCACACCCATTGCCGCTCGGGGCGCGCCTTGAAGCGGAATTCGAAGACGACGCCGCGGAAGATCAGGCCGAACAGCATCGCCATGATCGGCACGTAGAGGGCGGGCATCAGCACCGCATAGGCCAGCGGGAAGACCGCATAGAGCCCGCCGCCGCCCAGCACCAGCCAGGTCTCGTTGCCGTCCCATACCGGCGCGACGGAGTTCATCATCACGTCGCGCTCGGTCTTGGAGCGGGCGGTGGGGAACAGGATGCCGAGGCCGAGGTCGAAGCCGTCCAGCACCACGTACAGGAACACGGCGGTGGCGATCAGCAGGGCCCAGATGAGGGCGAGGTCGAAGATCATGGCTCTACTCCGCCGGCTTGGGTTCGTCTGCATAGGCAGGGGCGGGCGTCACGCCGGCCGCGCGGGTCGGCTCGCCCTTTTGCGGCCCTTGCGCATCCCCGCCAGGCCGCATGCCCATGGCTTTCAGGATGTAGCCGGTGCCGATGCCGAAGACGATGAAATAGACCACGATGAACACCAGCAGCGAGGTCGCCACCGCCGGCGCATCGACCGGCGAGATGCTGTCGCTGGTGCGCAGCAATCCGTAGACTGTATAGGGCTGGCGGCCGACCTCGGTGGTAATCCAGCCCGCCAGCACCGCGATGAAGCCGGTCGGCCCCATCAGCAGGACCGCGCGGTGGAACAGCGGCGTGTCGGCCAGCCGTCCGCGCCAGCGCAGGTAGAGGCTCCACATGCCGATGCCCAGCATCAGGAAGCCGATGCCGACCATCACGCGGAAGGAGAAGAAGACGATCGTGGCATTCGGCCAGTCCTCGCGCGGGAAGTCCTTCAGCCCCGGCACCCGCCCGTCGAGCGAATGGGTGAGGATCAGGCTGCCGAGCTTGGGCACCTCGACCCGGTAATGCGTCTCCGCCGCCTCCATGTCGGGAATGCCGAACAGGATCAGCGGCGCGCCGGCCTCGCCCTCGAAATGGCCTTCCATCGCGGCGATCTTGGCCGGCTGGTGCTCCAGCGTGTTCAGCCCGTGCATGTCGCCGGCCATGATCTGCACCGGCGTCACCAGCGCCGCCAT belongs to Stappia indica and includes:
- a CDS encoding CaiB/BaiF CoA transferase family protein, with product MTSSDTASASAAPRPGGRGPLAGVKVLDLSRILAGPTATQLLGDLGADVVKIERPDSGDDTRGWGPPFLRDADGNETRESAYYLSSNRNKRSLAVDLSSEEGIALVRRLARCADVLVENFKVGDLARRGLGYEALSAENPGLVYCSISGFGQDGPYAHRAGYDFLIQGMGGLMSLTGRPDAEGGEQTKAGVGIADVMCGMYASSAILAALHHRSATGEGQHLDIALFDTQVAWLINQGVACLTDGNVPPRRGNAHPTIVPYNAYPARDGSFILAVGNDAQFARFCEVAGRPELASDPRFARNADRVRNRLELEPEIERLTATRDRADWIAALEAVGVPCGPINDVGEVFADPQVVHRGMRIEMEHPLGRDGHVSLIGNPLKLSRTPVTYRHAPPRLGEGGVEALAEWLGEDDTGIRALAARGAIALAETE
- a CDS encoding thiamine pyrophosphate-binding protein; this encodes MSGTGADFIAAKLRQAGCTHAFGMPGGEVLALMGALEAAGIAFQLVKHENAGGFMGEGVWHAQARAGREAPAVLLATLGPGVANAVNVVANALQDRVPLVFLTGCVDAREAETYTHQVFDHGALLRPVVKASFRAAPGALGAMMDKAILTALDGQPGPVHVDVPIGIAEGACEEGLHPLPQRVSPRDLAPAGPSLEAARALLAGAERPIAIAGVDAVNEDAGAAVAAFCRAHNVPLITSYKAKGLLDEADLLALGGAGLSPRADAQLLPLLAASDCVLLLGYDPIEMRINWRNPWPADAPVVEVAASPRRHGMHAVRHILPCGVAPALAALGEGLAPRATWPDGEIAAARTALAAQFAPEPSGWGPAAVFHTLRDVLPAETVATADSGAHRILVSQIWRAGFPRAMLQSSALCTMACALPLGIGHAIAEPERPVVVFVGDAGLEMGLGELATLRDLGLPVLVCVLVDESLALIELKQRASQRPNVGVDFAGTDFPALARALGGHGVWVDDAATLAREAAAALSRNTYTLLACRIGRRAYDGKF
- a CDS encoding helix-turn-helix transcriptional regulator: MKNCIQELRAARKWSQADLAEQLDVSRQTVNALERGRYDPSLPLAFRIARLFGVAIEDVFQP
- a CDS encoding YeeE/YedE family protein encodes the protein MTSLAQTLSGPNRNVLAISLAGLATVAVLAANTSGWRLGAAVVIGGFAGLALYHASFGFTAAWRRLVTEKRGGGLRAQFLLILLTSAVSFPLIAWGAAFGMPTGGFVFPFGIAAAIGAFAFGVGMQLGGGCASGTLFTAGGGSTRMMVTLAAFIAGSVAATPHMHLWGQLPKLPAVSLVSEFGPLGAYAATAAVLALIALWSVRMEKRAHGSLAEPRATVSYLTGPWSLVAGAVAIALVGIATFIVLGRPWGITSGFALWGAKILQGLGVTVTDWPYWQWQKGALEASVFADATSVMNFGILFGAMAAAALASKYAPVWKLSGRDLATAILGGLLMGYGARLAYGCNIGAYLGGIASGSLHGWLWLVFGFMGSLVGTRLRLKLGMG
- a CDS encoding tetratricopeptide repeat protein; its protein translation is MTITDAYGYPLTLSDAGALQPWRGAVRAFLAHGRATPDLVAETLRLAPDFALCHAVHGLFCMLLGRREMVAVAAEDLERARTASAAVGVSPREAAVVNALGDWLAGHPARAGARLDAALADHPADPLLMKLVHAIRFVLGDAAGMRRSLAGVEHAFAPDHPERGYFLGCQAFALEETGDYALAERVGREAVALAPDDAWGLHAVAHVYDMTARVEDGRAWLEANTAAFSHCNNFRFHVWWHLALMYLERGDVSRVLELYDEEIRAERTDDYRDISNAASLLVRLEIEGVNVGGRWDELARLAEARVDDRCNIFADLHYMLSLEGGDRRDAADALIASMGAHAGEETDMGRIAAAAGMPAVLGLEAWARGNYFSAFRHLDRARPQLFRIGGSHAQRDVFERLAIEAALRAGLCLEAERLLRERVTLRGGLDRFAEVRFERAERMRLATRLMQDEALRAIPA
- a CDS encoding OpgC family protein → MHVSPALSPPRPRDPRLDFFRGLGMFIIFVAHLPENTWTLWIPARFGFSDATEIFVFCSGMASALAFGKVFDQHGWLMGVARTGHRIWQVYFAHVCQFLVIAAGLVWIQQSGYLAECCGLTQDYVASLNLWPFFEQTQDTLPGLLTLTYVPNYFDILPMYIVILALMPVMLAASRLSRWAVFALMAGLWLAAGQGLFDLPAEPWSDRAWFFNPFAWQLVFFTGFAFMRGWIPAPPVSAALIGLSAAVLLASVPFAWHVAYNEVPALLAARDAITPLWDKSTFGAFRYLHFLALAYLAWVAVGAGGSRLLAENLWGRVVNVVQKVGQQSLAVFLASLVLAQAIGILRDMAWGRGDPLAEFLANIAGFAGLIAVAYLVSWYKKQPWRRPPAGKSGPGPKSSDGGSARSERSPAARAVQPAATTS
- a CDS encoding alpha/beta hydrolase family esterase, which gives rise to MSCPTSFAPALPSLAAAMLAGLWLASSPALAAGSAPGCGSDTPCAIEGGEYRILLPQGAPPKGAIVFLHGWRGSAEAEMRNGAWARLAERLGVAFVAPQGEGGTWSYPGAPRQLRDEFAFFRALAADLKTRFGIAGEKTVLTGFSMGGSMAWNVACREGELFAGYVAVAGAFWDPVPQACPSPLPMLVHVHGTADRTVPLEGRAIGEHWRQSDVAKSLALWQRQAGLAAKFPQGAPAQGLSCQLQEARDGPGLLEVCLHAGGHSIRAEWVEQGWQLIAQRRGWPG
- a CDS encoding DUF2474 family protein — its product is MTRDGSERPLYQRLAWFAGLWLAGVATLFVIASIIRWAIL
- the cydB gene encoding cytochrome d ubiquinol oxidase subunit II is translated as MIFDLALIWALLIATAVFLYVVLDGFDLGLGILFPTARSKTERDVMMNSVAPVWDGNETWLVLGGGGLYAVFPLAYAVLMPALYVPIMAMLFGLIFRGVVFEFRFKARPERQWVWDVAFFLGSLTAALAQGIALGAIIQGIDVEGRAYAGGWLDWLTPFSLMTGLAVVIGYALLGATWLVWKCEGPMQEHFRDKAKVLGGLLLAMIAVVSLWTPALHPQFAARWFEFPQIFYTAPVPLLVLGLAVLLFSSLRSTRDGLPFLASLGLFLVTFAGLGVSLFPYVVPTSITIWQAAAPDSSLLFLLAGAVVLIPMILAYTAYAYWVFRGKVRPDEGYH
- a CDS encoding cytochrome ubiquinol oxidase subunit I, which codes for MMDFSAIDLARFQFAFTVSFHIIFPSFTIGLASYLMVLEGLWLATRREVYLQLFKYWLKIFAVAFGMGVVSGIVMTYQFGTNWSVFSDKTGPVLGPLMGYEVLSAFFLEAGFLGIMLFGLNRVGPRLHFMATAMVAFGTALSGFWILSVNSWMQTPAGHAINEAGQFIPENWFEIVFNPSFPYRFVHMMLAAYLTTAFVVGAVGAWHLLKERGNEGAKVMLSMAMWMAALVTPVQIMAGDMHGLNTLEHQPAKIAAMEGHFEGEAGAPLILFGIPDMEAAETHYRVEVPKLGSLILTHSLDGRVPGLKDFPREDWPNATIVFFSFRVMVGIGFLMLGIGMWSLYLRWRGRLADTPLFHRAVLLMGPTGFIAVLAGWITTEVGRQPYTVYGLLRTSDSISPVDAPAVATSLLVFIVVYFIVFGIGTGYILKAMGMRPGGDAQGPQKGEPTRAAGVTPAPAYADEPKPAE